CTGCTGGCCGTGCTCGACGCCGCCGACGGCGCGCCCGAAACCCCTACTTCTTGAACCCCCGCCAAATCCGCTGGCCCACGGACATGCTGGCCTCGCGCAGATTCACATCCCGCAACACGGCCCCGGTCATGTTTGCCCCCCGGAAATCGGTCTGCCGCAGTTTTGCCCCCGTCAGGTTGGCCCGCTCGAGGCAGGCCTTGAAAAAGACCGCCCCCTCCAACACCGCCTCCACCAGCGCCGCCCCCGTCAGGTCCGCGCAGGTGAGGTCCGCCCGGGTCAGGTCCGCCTGGTAAAGGTTCGCGCCCCGCAGATTGGCGCACATCAACCGCTGCGAGCGCAGGTTGACGTTGTTGATGGTGGCCTGCGCCAGGCAGGCCCCCTCCATCAGCGCGCCCGGCACCTCCGCGTGGCTCAGTTCCGCCCCCGTGAGGTTCGTGTTTCTCAGGTCCGCCTGAAGCAGTTTCGCCGCGAAAAAATTCGCGTGCTCCAGGTTCACCCCGTAAAAACTGGTGTTGACCAGGTTGGCGTTGGCAAAGTTGACCCAGCGGAGGTCGGCGCGGCGCAGGTCCCTCCCGCTGAGATTGATGCCGCTGAGGTCCGGCTTGGACCCCGGCGTTTTCGCGCGCCAGGCGTTCCAGGCCTCCACACTCTCAAGTATCAGATTGGCGTGCTGGGTGTAGGGCATGACCGGCCTCCTTGACTTGGAGGACAGAATACTGGCGATTTCGACAATAATGCAATATCCGAGGAAAGTCGCGGCGGGAACCCCTCAGTCCCCCACCTCCCCGTCGCGCACATTCATCGGCATGGGCGCGGGACGTTCACAGGCGCTGGCGAGGGCAACCCGCGCGCCCTGGTCCGCGGCGTCGTGGAAGGCGTGCATCAGGTCGAGCACATGATAGGCGAGTTCGCCGTTGGCGCGGTGGGGACGCCCCGCGCGGACGGCGCAGGCCAGGTCGGCCACGCCGAGGCCGCGGGCGTTCTCGGCATGGATGTGGGAGTGGGGCACCTCGCGCCAGTCCTCGTATCCGGGGCGGAACACTTTCACGGGGCCACCAAAGCTGTTGGGGTCGGGCACGCTCATGGAGCCTTCTGTGCCGTGGATTTCGATACAGGGCAGGCTGCCGCGCCACACGTCAAAACTGGTGACGATGGTTCCGACGGCGCCGTTCCGGAAGTCCATGACACCGCTGATGTGGGTGGGCACCTCGACGGGGACGCGCTTGCCCCGCTTGGGGGCGCTGGTGATGACGCGCTCGGGGAAGGTGACGCGGGTGCTGGCGGAGACGGCGGCCACAGGCCCCATGAGGGTGACGAGGGCGGTGAGGTAGTAGGGGCCCATGTCGAACATGGGGCCGCCGCCGGTCTCGTAGTAGAATTCGGGGTCGGGATGCCAGCTTTCGTGGCCGTGGCACTGCATGAAGGCCGTGGCCGAGACGGGCTCGCCAATCCATCCGTCGTCAATCAGCTTGCGCGCCGTCTGGATGCCCGCGCCCAGCACGGTGTCCGGGGCGCAGCCCACGCGCAGCCCCCTTTCCCCCGCCAGATCGAGCAGGCTGCGGCCCTCTTCGCGGGTAAGCGTGAGGGGTTTCTCGTTGTACACATGCTTCCCCGCCTCCAAGGCGCGCAAGGCCACCCCGGCGTGGGCCTTGGGGATGGTGATGTTCAGCACGATGTCAATGGCGTCGTCGGCCAGCAGTTCCTCCACGGAGCAGACTTTGGGCACGCCGTGCTCTTCGGCCTTGGCGACGGCCTTTTCCGGAACCAGGTCCGCGCAGGCGACGATTTCAATGGCCTCGAAGCGCTTTCCCGCCTGGAAGTAGATGTTGGAGATGTTGCCGCAGCCAATCACGCCGACCTTCATGGGGTCCATGGTAACCACTCCCTGATTTGTAACACTTTAGCCGGTTGGCGTGAACGTCTTTTCTTGCTCTTGCTCTTGCTCTTTATCAAAATTCCTAAACAACTCTGAACTTCTATGCGCCACAGCCTCTTCTCTAGGGGGAACAGCACCAACCGCCACAACTGTCACCTGAAACGAGATTAGAGCAAGAGCAAGAGCAAGAGCAAGAGCAAGAAAAAACAAATGTCTTTAGCCAACCGGCTAAACAGTTACCCTGATTTTTTCACCGGCTCGCCCAGAGCAGGCCCCGTCTCATGATTTCCATGCATTCGGGCACGTCGAAATCCGCCGCCACATGGCCCAGGGCCGAGTAGAACACGCGGCCCGCGCCGTAGGGGCGCGTCCACACCACGGGCATGACGCACCCGGCAACCCAGGGGACATGCTCCCCCGTGAGCGTGGTCGCGGCCAGCACCCTGTTGGACGGGTCCACGTGCATGTAGTAGCGCTCCGACCACATGGCGAAGTCATTGACGCCCGCCATCAGCGGGTCGTCGGGCCGGATGATGTTCACCGTGTAGTCAATGATGCCGCCGGGATGGTCCACGAACTGCCCCCCCACCATGAACTGGTAGGCCGTGCTGTTGCGGAAGGCGTCCCCCATGCCGCCGTGCCACCCGGCAATGCCCGCGCCCGCGCGTACCGCGTCCAGCAGGCCCTTTTCCTGCTCCGGCTCCAGCACGCCCATGGTCCAGCAGGGGACTATGAGGTCCATGCGGGCCATGGTCTCCGCGTCGGCAAAAACATCCAGCGAGTCGCGCACCTCCACCGCAAAGCCCCGTTCCCGGAGAAAGGGGACAAAGCGCTCCACGCACTGCCGGGGCTCGTGTCCGTCCCAGCCGCCCCAGACCATCAACGCATTCTTCATGAAAACTACTCCTATGGACGGTCGTCCGCAGCGGCGCGGCTCAGGGCGTCTTGGTGCAGAGATAAACGAAGCAGGGGGGGACGTTTTTCCAGACGGGGCCGATGCGGCGCACGTTCTGGAAGCGGCTGGGGAGTTTCCCCGTGAAGAAACGCCGTCCCGAGGGAACCAGGGGGCTCATGGCATAGGCGAAAGTGACAAAACGCCCGCCCGGCGCGAGCACGTCGTAGGCCGCCTCAAGGATGCGGTCCTGCAGGGCGTCGTTGAACCGGGTCCAGGGAAGCCCCGAAACGATGGCGTCGCAGTGGTCGAACCCCGCCTTTCGCAGGTGGACAATGGCGTTTTCCGCGCTGTCGTTGATGATCACGGCCTTGGGGCAGCGCTTTTGCGCGACGGCGGCGAGGTGCGGGTTGATCTCCATGGAGATGAAATGGGCGTCCGGGTCCATCTCCTTCATGATCTGCCGGGTAAAGACCCCCTCGCCCGCGCCGTACTCCACGATGACCTTCGCGCCCTTGAGCCCCGCCATCCGCGTGATCGCCTCGGCGAGTTCGCGGCTGCTGGGCGCGATGGCGCCGGTGGTCTTGTTTTCGCGGATGACCTCCCGCATGAATGTCAGCCAGGACATGGTGTTCTCCTGCCGCCGGAAACGGCGCGTGTTGGTGTCAGCGGTACTCCGGAAGCCAGGCGGCATGGGCCGCGAAGAGATCATCGCACAGGGCGACCGTCTCGTCAATGGTGAGTTCGGCGCCGGTATGGGGGTCCAGCAGGGCCGCTTGGTAGACATGCTCCCTTTTCAGGGTGAGCGCGGCCTCGATGACCAGTTCCTGCACGTTGATGTTGGTCCGGTTCAGGGCGGCGCACTGGGGCGGCAGGTTCCCCGCCACGGTCGGGGTCACGCCGTTCCTGTCGGCCACGCACATCACCTCCACGCAGCAACGGTCCGGCAGGTTGTGGATGAGCCCCGTGTTCAGCACATTCCCGCCGAAGGTGAAGGGGACGCCCGTCTCCGCGGCCTCCAGGATGTACGAGGCGTACTCATGGGTCCGCGCGTGGTTCAACGGCCTGTCCGAAACCAGTTCCCCGCGCATGCCCGCCCAGTTCTTGATCTGCTCCAGGCAGCGGCGCGGATACTCGTCCAGGGGAATGTGGAAACGCCCTATCAGCTCCGGCGCGCGCGCCTTGATGAACCACGGCATGTACTCGGCGGAGTGCTCGCTCGACTCGGTGACATAGTATCCGAAGCGCCTCATCACCTCGAAGCGGACCGTGTCTTTGTCCACATACTCCGGCAGTTGGGCGCGGCGCTTGATCTCGGGGTACAGGTCCTCGCCGTCCCGCGAGATTTCCAAGAGCCACCCCTGGTGGTTGATGCCCGCCACCTTCCAGCGGAGCCTGTCCTGGGGCAGGTCCAGCTCGGCGCAGAGGCAGGGCGCGCAGGACTGGACGCTGTGGCAAAGGCCCACGGCCCGCACGCCGGTTCCCTTCAGGATGGCGCCGGTCAGCATGGCCATGGGGTTCGAGTAGTTGATGAGCAGGGCGTCCGGGGCCGCCTTTTCCAAAATGCGGCAGTAGTCCAGCATCACCGGAATGGTGCGCAGCCCCCGGAAGATGCCCCCGATGCCCAGGGTGTCCGCGATGGTCTGGCGGAGGCCGTACTTCTTCGGAACCTCGAAGTCTATGATGGTGCAGGGGTCGTAGCCGCCCACCTGCACGGCGTTCACCACATAATCCGCCCCGGCCAGCGCCTTTTCCGCGTCGGCGGCGAGAAAACTCTCCACTTTGGCCGACGCGCCCAGGGTGCGGTTCAGGTTCTTGACCATCACCTCCGAGTCGCGGAGACGTTCCGGGTCCAGGTCCACCAGCACGATGTGCGCGTCCCGGAGCGCCTCCACGTGGAGGCAGTCGCCCAGGACATTTTTCGCGAACACCGTGCTGCCCGCACCGATAAACCCGATTTTCGCCATCCTTGACCTTTCTCGCATGACAGACGCGTTTGGAAAAGCACGGGGGATCATAGGGTCCTGACGCCGTTTGATGCAAATGCGGCTTGTGCGCGCGGGTTGCCCCGTGCTTTAATCACTCCTCGGTGAAAAACGCGCCCGGCGGGCGCAATGAAGGGAGTCAATGCCATGAGGTGTGCCCTTGCAGCGGCAATTCTGTGTCTTCTGGCCATGTTCGGCGCGCAGGCCGCAACAATGACTTTTGACGCGGACCGGATGGCGGTGGTGGAGGGAAAACGGACTTTCATCCTGGGGTTGTATGAAACGCCGAAGGAGGAGGCGGTCTACCAGCAGGCCGCCGATGCCGGGTTCAACCTGGTCTATGCCGGGGAGAACATGGAAGTGCTGGACAAGTTGCAGGCCCACGGCCTCCACGCCTGGATTAACACGGGCGGGCGGATTGACTTCTCGGCGGACGCCGACGGGCAACGCGAAAAACTGCGCGCCCTGGTGGCGGAATACGGCGCCCACCCGGCATTGCTGGTGTGGGAGGTGCCCGACGAGGCGCTCTGGAACTGCTGGCACCTGGCCTCGGAATGGCGGCGCGGCGCGGAGCCCCGCCAGCAGCGGGAGAAAATCGCCGCACTGGAGGACAAGGCGCTGGCGGCGCACCTCATGGAAGACCGGGACAATGTCGAAAAGCTGTATGCCATGGGGTGCCCGGCGGAGGCCGAAGCGCTGGCCAACGCCATCTGGGAGGCCCTCGGCGAGACCCAGCCAAATCCCACGCTGAACATCGCCGACGCCCAGGCCCGCTCGGAAATCATGGCGGCGGGCATGGTGGAGGGCCATAAGTTCCTGCGGGAACTGGACCCCGCGCACCCGGTCTGGATGAACCATGCCCCGCGCAACTCCATCCCCCAGATGGCCATGTTCAACCACGGCGCCGACATGGTCGGCTGCGACATCTACCCCGTGCCCAAGTCGGCCACCGTCGGGCATTCGGACATCATGAACCAGATGGTCTCCTCCGTGGGCGCGTACACCCTGCGGATGCAGGAGGCCGCGCCCGGCAAGCCGGTCTGGATGGTGCTGCAAGGGTTCGGCTGGGCGGACATTCAGCCCGGAAGCACCCCGGAGCAGAAAAAGGCCCACCGCCGCCCCACCGTCGCCGAAAGCCGCTTCATGGCCTATGACGCCGTGGTCCGGGGCGCGCGCGCCGTCCTGTACTGGGGCACCATGGCCGTCGAGAAGGACTCGCCCTTCTGGTCCGAACTCCTCGGCGTGGTCCGCGAGCTCGCCGACCTCCAGCCCCTGCTCTCCGCGCCGGACGCCGGACCGCTCCTCGTGGCGGACATGGCGCCCACCTGGGGCTCCGTGGACCGGGGCGTGGTCGCCCTGCCCAAGCAGATGGACGGCGGGAACTGGTTCATCGTGGTCAACGAGTGGCAGGACCCCGTGGCCTACTCCCTGCCCGTCGGGCTGGAACTCAACGGGAAACGCTACACGGACCCCGCCGCCGGGGTCTCCGCCACGGTGGAGAAGGGTGTCCTGACCCTGCCCATCCCGGCCCACGGAGTGCAAATCCTGCGGCCTGAATAAACGCAAAGGCACACCATGAACACCCTGTCGCGCCGGACTTTTCTTGGAACCGCCGCCGGGCTGGCCCTAAGCCTTGCGGGGCGCGCCGGGGCGGCGCGGAACCGCATGAGTGTCCTGCTCCTCACGGCGGACGACATGAACTGGTCCACACCGGGCTGCTTTGGCGGGACCGTGCCGGGCGTCACGCCGAACATTGACCGGCTGGCGGCGGAGGGGATGCGGTTCATGCGCGGGCATGTGACCTGCGCGGTGTGCCAGCCGAGCCGTGAGGCGCTGATGACGGGGCGCTATCCCCACCGAAGCGGCGGCATGGGCTTCGAGCCCATCCGGATGGATGTCCCGACGCTGCAGGAGTCCCTGCGGGCGGCGGGATGGCTGAACGGGATTCTGGGCAAGGTGGAGCATCTCAAACCGGACGCGAAATTTCCCTGGGACTTCAAACGCGAGTTCGGGGAACTGGGCTGCGGGCGCGACCCGCAGAAGTACGCCGAGGCCGCGCGGGCCTTCTTCGAGGCGGCGGAGGCGGCAGACAAGCCGTTCTTTCTCATGGCGAACTCCCATGACCCGCACCGGCCCTTTGACGGCAGCCGAAGCGAGGCCCAGTCCCTGGCGAAAGATTGGGGGAAGTTCGGCGTCACGCGGGACACGCTGCCGCGCCCCTCGCGCGTGTACACCCCGGAAGAGGTGCCCGTGCCGGGTTTCCTGCCCGATTTGCCGGACGTGCGGGCGGAACTGGCCCAGTATTACAGTTCCTGCCGGCGCAGTGACGACACCGTGGGCGCGGTGCTTGGGGCGCTGGCGGCCTCCGGCCAGGCGGAGAACACCCTGGTCATGTTCCTGTCGGACAACGGCATGGCCTTCCCCTTCGCCAAGGCCAACTGTTACCTGCACGGCACGCGCACCCCCTGGATTGTCCGCTGGCCGGGCAGGGTCGCGCCGGACACGGTGAACGCGGAGGACTTCATCTCGGGCATTGACTTCATGCCGACCGTGCTGGACGCGCTGGACCTGCCCGCGCCGGACGGCATGGACGGGGCCTCCTCCCTGCCGCTCCTGCGCGGGGAGGGCATGGCCGGGCGGGACCGCGTCTTCACGCAGTTCCACGCCACCTCCGCCGGAGAGCAGTTCCCCATGCGCTGCGTGCAGGACGGGCGTTACGGCTACATATTCAACGTCTGGGTGGACGGGGTCCGGCGCTACCGGAGCGCCTCCATGGGCTCGACCATGACCTTCCGGGCGATGGAGGCGTCCACGCTGCCGGAGGTGGTGGCGCGGACCCGGTTCTGTAAGGAGCGCTGCCCGGAGGAGCTCTACGACTTTGCCACCGATCCGGACGCCCTGAAAAACCTGGCGGACGACCCGGCGCACGCCTGCGAATTGGACCGCATGCGCGGGGAACTTTTG
This portion of the Candidatus Hydrogenedentota bacterium genome encodes:
- a CDS encoding pentapeptide repeat-containing protein, whose product is MPYTQHANLILESVEAWNAWRAKTPGSKPDLSGINLSGRDLRRADLRWVNFANANLVNTSFYGVNLEHANFFAAKLLQADLRNTNLTGAELSHAEVPGALMEGACLAQATINNVNLRSQRLMCANLRGANLYQADLTRADLTCADLTGAALVEAVLEGAVFFKACLERANLTGAKLRQTDFRGANMTGAVLRDVNLREASMSVGQRIWRGFKK
- a CDS encoding Gfo/Idh/MocA family oxidoreductase, encoding MDPMKVGVIGCGNISNIYFQAGKRFEAIEIVACADLVPEKAVAKAEEHGVPKVCSVEELLADDAIDIVLNITIPKAHAGVALRALEAGKHVYNEKPLTLTREEGRSLLDLAGERGLRVGCAPDTVLGAGIQTARKLIDDGWIGEPVSATAFMQCHGHESWHPDPEFYYETGGGPMFDMGPYYLTALVTLMGPVAAVSASTRVTFPERVITSAPKRGKRVPVEVPTHISGVMDFRNGAVGTIVTSFDVWRGSLPCIEIHGTEGSMSVPDPNSFGGPVKVFRPGYEDWREVPHSHIHAENARGLGVADLACAVRAGRPHRANGELAYHVLDLMHAFHDAADQGARVALASACERPAPMPMNVRDGEVGD
- a CDS encoding ThuA domain-containing protein; its protein translation is MKNALMVWGGWDGHEPRQCVERFVPFLRERGFAVEVRDSLDVFADAETMARMDLIVPCWTMGVLEPEQEKGLLDAVRAGAGIAGWHGGMGDAFRNSTAYQFMVGGQFVDHPGGIIDYTVNIIRPDDPLMAGVNDFAMWSERYYMHVDPSNRVLAATTLTGEHVPWVAGCVMPVVWTRPYGAGRVFYSALGHVAADFDVPECMEIMRRGLLWASR
- a CDS encoding methyltransferase domain-containing protein, yielding MSWLTFMREVIRENKTTGAIAPSSRELAEAITRMAGLKGAKVIVEYGAGEGVFTRQIMKEMDPDAHFISMEINPHLAAVAQKRCPKAVIINDSAENAIVHLRKAGFDHCDAIVSGLPWTRFNDALQDRILEAAYDVLAPGGRFVTFAYAMSPLVPSGRRFFTGKLPSRFQNVRRIGPVWKNVPPCFVYLCTKTP
- a CDS encoding alpha-glucosidase/alpha-galactosidase, which produces MAKIGFIGAGSTVFAKNVLGDCLHVEALRDAHIVLVDLDPERLRDSEVMVKNLNRTLGASAKVESFLAADAEKALAGADYVVNAVQVGGYDPCTIIDFEVPKKYGLRQTIADTLGIGGIFRGLRTIPVMLDYCRILEKAAPDALLINYSNPMAMLTGAILKGTGVRAVGLCHSVQSCAPCLCAELDLPQDRLRWKVAGINHQGWLLEISRDGEDLYPEIKRRAQLPEYVDKDTVRFEVMRRFGYYVTESSEHSAEYMPWFIKARAPELIGRFHIPLDEYPRRCLEQIKNWAGMRGELVSDRPLNHARTHEYASYILEAAETGVPFTFGGNVLNTGLIHNLPDRCCVEVMCVADRNGVTPTVAGNLPPQCAALNRTNINVQELVIEAALTLKREHVYQAALLDPHTGAELTIDETVALCDDLFAAHAAWLPEYR
- a CDS encoding sulfatase encodes the protein MSVLLLTADDMNWSTPGCFGGTVPGVTPNIDRLAAEGMRFMRGHVTCAVCQPSREALMTGRYPHRSGGMGFEPIRMDVPTLQESLRAAGWLNGILGKVEHLKPDAKFPWDFKREFGELGCGRDPQKYAEAARAFFEAAEAADKPFFLMANSHDPHRPFDGSRSEAQSLAKDWGKFGVTRDTLPRPSRVYTPEEVPVPGFLPDLPDVRAELAQYYSSCRRSDDTVGAVLGALAASGQAENTLVMFLSDNGMAFPFAKANCYLHGTRTPWIVRWPGRVAPDTVNAEDFISGIDFMPTVLDALDLPAPDGMDGASSLPLLRGEGMAGRDRVFTQFHATSAGEQFPMRCVQDGRYGYIFNVWVDGVRRYRSASMGSTMTFRAMEASTLPEVVARTRFCKERCPEELYDFATDPDALKNLADDPAHACELDRMRGELLAWMEKTGDPYLPEFLKTTGKQAKGG